One Piscinibacter lacus genomic window, CATGCCCATCACCAGGGCGCGCAGCGGAAGCAGCAGGGCAGAGACATGGGGCGGCAGCACCTCGCAGCGGCGCATGTCGGCCACATAGCTCGACGCCCGCTCGTGGAAGCCGACCAGCACGGTGCCCTTCTTGACCACATGCCGCACCGACAGGCGGGCGCGCTCGCGGTAGCCCCAGGACGGCCCCTGGATGGGCCGCAGCACCATGGCCGGCCGCACGCGGCCGAGGTGCCAGAGCTGGTCTTCGAGCACGCGCTGCTTGACGGCGATCTGCGCGGCCGGGTCGAGATGCTGCATCTTGCAGCCGCCGCAGGCGCCGGGCTCCAGGCCGAAATGCGGGCAGGCGGGGCGCACGCGCTGGTTGCTTTCGCGCTCGACCGCGGTCACGCGGCCCTTGGCCCAGGCCGACTTGCGGCGGGTGATCACCGCCTGTACGCGCTCGCCGGGCAGGCCGCCTTCGAGGAAGAGCACGCGGCCTTCGGCATCGTGGGCCACGCCCTGGGCTTCGAGATCGAGCGATTCGATCTCGAAGCGATCTTGGTCTTCGTGTGTCATCGGCTGGATTATCCCGGCCCGCCCGGCCGCGCCCCGGGGCCGAGAATGCCGGCCCGACTGCCCTCACCGCCCTGCACACCATGTCCTTCCAAGCCCTCGGCCACGGCATCACCGTCATCGACACCGACTTCATCCGCCCCGGCTTCGATGCCGCCTACCTGATCGTGCAGGACGGCCGCGCCGCCTTCATCGACTGCGGCGTCAATCGCAGCGTGCCGCGGCTGCTGGAGGCGCTGGCCGCCCAGGGCCTGGGCCCCGAGGCGGTGGACTGGGTGATCCCCACCCATGTGCACCTGGACCATGCCGGCGGCGCCGGCCTGCTGATGCAGCAGTGCCCCAACGCGACCCTGCTGATCCACCCGCGCGGCGCGCGCCACATGATCGACCCGACGGCCCTGGTGGCCGGCGCCACCGCCGTCTACGGCGCCGAGGAGATGGCCCGCACCTACGGGCAGATCCTGCCGGTGCCGGCCGCCCGGGTGCGCGAGGCCGGTGCGGACGAGACCGTGCAGCTCGCCGGCCGGCCGCTGCGCATCGTCGACACCCCCGGCCATGCGCGCCACCACTTCTGCGTGT contains:
- a CDS encoding MBL fold metallo-hydrolase gives rise to the protein MSFQALGHGITVIDTDFIRPGFDAAYLIVQDGRAAFIDCGVNRSVPRLLEALAAQGLGPEAVDWVIPTHVHLDHAGGAGLLMQQCPNATLLIHPRGARHMIDPTALVAGATAVYGAEEMARTYGQILPVPAARVREAGADETVQLAGRPLRIVDTPGHARHHFCVWDAASRGWFTGDTFGISYPECTGSGGRYLLPTTTPVQFEPEALHASVERLMAEAPVWMYVTHYGALGGSVEAVQALAAQQHAQIDQMVAAALAVQAAHAEPGPARHQALREACASLYTRAWQALGGPADAARIAEVLFNDIELNAQGLGVWLDRRRRA